The sequence CACGATTTCCAGTTGTTCCTAAGTCGAGGGCAAGAACGTATTTTTGCTTAGTTTCCACGGTGATCTCTCTTGTTTTCACTGTATTTTAGTTTACCATTTTTGTTCAACGAATCCTTTCCGAAAGTTAACTTCCTTAAACTTTCAAAATCGTTCGGATATTGCGGTAATCACAGGAGATAGAGCCGTACTTCCTTCTGTTCAAGGTTGCTTATATTAGAGATGTAGAAATGAATTCTTACTGAGAGTTTCTACAAAATTTGTTATCCAGATTTGGAGGCAATAGCCATGGCTTTAATTCGTTGGCAACCGTTCCGTGAACTCGATGAACTGCAACAAGAAATGAATCGTGTTTTTGATAATTTAGGTTATAGCCCTTTAGCTCGTAAAGAGGATGGTTTAACCAATTTTGTTCCCCCTGCTGAAATGGAAGAAACAGAAGAAGCGGTTCACATTCGCTTAGAAGTTCCAGGCATTCATCCTGAAGATATTGATATTCAAGCCAGTGCAGAATCGGTTTCTATTCGTGGCGAACGCAAGTCAGAATCGAGAACAGAAGAAAAAGGAATTAAACGCACTGAATTTCGTTATGGAAGTTTCCAACGAGTGATTCCGTTATCCACTCGTATTAACCATAATGAAGTTGAAGCTGAATATAAAAATGGGGTTTTAGAATTAACCCTTCCCAAAGTAGAAGAAGCAAAACAAAAAGCAGTGAAAGTGAAAGTGAATGCTTAACTTGGCATCAGGAATGAAATAGAGAATTTGTCCCCTGTTCAAGATTTTGAATGGGGGATTTGTATTAAACTTGAAGAAGTCGTAGGGTGTGCAAGGCAAACCCTAATATCAACTTTCTCCAAAAAAAGCAGGATAAACAAATGCAAAAGCAGTGGAACTGGGAATGGGTGTTCCATCCATTTCTTCTACAATAACGGTTTCTAGTTCTTCATCCCAATAAGCCTTGACTTTACGCCCATTAAACTGAACCGTTTTCTCTCCAATTTCCTCCATTTTTTCGTGAGCAAACTGTTGACTTGCACCCCCAAATTCTCCTTGTGGAGTTTCATGGCTGCTTTCCCAAATATAACTAACAATTGCTTTCGGATGTAAGTCTCGCTGGTCTTGATTACGAACGGAAAAAATGATTCGATTGTCGGTATAATAACTGCCGTAAGGATAGCGTTGATAGTTGCGATTGTAGCCTGTATCTGTAGAGAGAATTTTGCTGTTGGGGTGTTTTTCTAGCCAATTTCCTAAAGTAGTTTTTACAGCAGGAATCGTTTCTAAACTGTGATTGACTCTTGAACCAACAATTCCTAATGTCCACGGTTGCGCGTAGAGGGTATCGTCTGCGCGATCGTACATGACTAAACAACTTTGATATAATTTTCCAGAAACGCCAAAGGTACTATTTCCTCTTGTAAATGCTGCAATGGTATCGCATAAAGGACAATAGGTGACACTAACATTAATTCCGCCAATGGTATCATTAACAATTTCGTGCCAATTCATAATTTTATAGGGATAGGCTTTCGCTTCCCCATTGATGAAAACGCCGATAACCGTTTCTTCTTCGTTGAAAGGGGTTGTGCTTGCTGTCTCAAATTGGGGATTATCTATACTCGGAATCCCATCTTTCGGTGGACCGCCATTAAATAAATTATCAAGGTCAATACGGGCGGTTTCTGTCACTGGTTTGCTATTCTGTTTTTGAATATCATCTAATTCTTTACTTTGGTCATGAAAAACAGAGGTGAGGTGAAAATATTGCAGCTTAAAGTTATCCCATCCCCCAGCTTGGACAACCATTCCCCCTAACGTGAGGGTGAATAGAGAAACACTACCTAAAGCAATTTTTACAATTCGTTTCATGGTCAAAGTGACGACAGATTTCATATTTTTCTGGTTTTTATTCTTATTCAATTTCCTGAAAAGCGATTTAAGGTAAGATGAAATAAAGATGAGAAACCTCTTTGACCAGTGACCAGTGACCAGTGAACAAATGACTAATGACTCAAAACAAAAACGTTCAATTTACATCAGACTCTCTTGAAAAATTTCCAAAAACATCTGCGACTGAAAAAAAATCGAATTTTTTGAGGGGTCAAAACTTCTGGTTAATCTTACCCAGTTTAATAGTGATTGTAATTGTACTGGGAGAAATAATCAGTCGTTTAGTGGTGAATTGGTTGTGGTTTGAAGAAGTTAATTATATCGAGGTTTGGTGGACAGGCTTAACGACACAAATCGGACTAGGAGTCGCTGTTTTTAGTATTTCAGGGCTGTTTTTAGGAGTTAATTTCGCGATCGCGCAAGGACTTCGTTTTCCTCATCCTTCCCGCCAAAATTTCCCCAGCGCACCGCCAATTCTTGGGAAAATGAAATTGCGTCGGTTACTAACAGTCATTGCAATTATTTCCCTGTTAATCAGCTTCATGTTGCTGCACTATTTACAAGTTAGCTTATTCTTTTTAGAAGGACTGCAATTGCCCTTTTTGGGTGATATTTACCAAGTGCCAGGGATCTCAGAAAATTATGAAGTGTCTAACTTAAACCCCTTTCTCCCCTCTCCGTTTCAATTGCAACTGATTAAACCGCTTTGGGGAAGTCTTTGGGAATCAAAATGGGAAGTTTTTATTCTCATTGGAATCTTTGCTGTCTTGCTATTTAAACTCCGCTTTTGGTTAAAAACCTTTGCGGTCATTATTAGTTTCTTTTTCACCCTCATTATTGCCTTAAATTGGGCGCAAATTTTACAGTTTCTCAACGCCACTACCTTCGATACAGTTGATCCTCTTTTTCAAAAAGATGTCAGCTTTTATATTTTTACCTTACCCGTTTGGGAACTTCTGGATTTTTGGTTAGGGGGACTGTTTTTGTATGCGTTATTCGCTGTGAGTTTGATTTATCTGTGTTCTGGAAATAGTATTGCTGACGGTCAATTTCAAGGCTTTTCCTATCCGCAACTGCGTCATTTGTACGCTTTAGGGGGTATGGTTTTATTAACCTTATCCTTACGCCACGGTTTAGCCCGCTATGAGCTATTATATTCAGACCGAGGAGTCACTTATGGAGCAAGTTACACGGATGTCCAAGTTCAACTTCCTCTAGAAACCTTTTTAACCATTGTTGCTGCGGTAACAGCCGTTTGGCTATTTTGGCGCGCGATCGCGCATTCAATTCGGTTTCGGATTAAAGGACGATCGCCGTGGTACGGACTGATGATATATCTGGCTGCAGTGGCTGCGGGTTCTATTTTAAGCCCCACGGTGCAACGGTTGGAAGTGCTTCCTAATGAACTGGAACGAGAAAAGCCCTATTTAGAACGGACAATTCGTATGACACGGGCTGCATTTGGCTTAGATCAAATTGAAGAAAAACCCTTTGCTCCCCAAGGAGAGTTAAGTTTTCAAGATATCGAAAATAATCGGCAAACCATTGATAATATTCGCTTATGGGATGCCCGTCCTCTCCTACAAACCAATCGCCAACTACAGCAAATTCGCTTGTATTATGAATTTGCGGATGCGGATATTGACCGCTACACCCTACGGGTGAATATTGAAGATCCCAATGCAACCAGTCGCCAAACCGAACGACAACAAGTGATTATTGCTCCCCGTGAATTAGATTATAGTTCCGTTCCTGAACAGGCGCAAACATGGGTAAACCAACATTTAGTTTATACTCATGGCTATGGCTTCACCCTTTCCCCTGTGAATCAAGTAGGAGAAGGGGGATTACCAAAATACTTTATTAAAGATATTGGCACAGGAGAAGAAGAAGCACCAGGGAATTTAAGTGTCGCCAGTCCGCAAATTCGAGACAGTATCCCCATTGGTAAACCCAGAATTTATTACGGGGAACTGACCGATAATTATGTCATGACGCGAACCAAACAGCCAGAGTTAGACTATCCCACGGGAGAAGATAATGCCTATAATACCTATGATGGCAGAGGAGGAATTGATATTGGCAGTTGGTGGCGACGGGGGATCTTTGCGGAATATTTGAAAGATTGGCAGATGTTGTTCACTCAGAATTTTACCCCTGAAACAACGTTACTGATGCGGAGAGATATTAAAGAAAGAGTCAGCGCGATCGCGCCGTTTCTTCAGTTTGATGACGATCCCTATCTGGTGACAGCAAATACGCAAACCTCACGCCTTGGCAGTGGCGAAAATTATCTACACTGGATTATTGATGCTTATACCATCAGCGATCATTATCCCTATTCCGATCCAGGGGGTTATGGCTTCAACTATATTCGCAACTCTGTAAAAGTTGTGGTTGATGCCTATAACGGGAACGTGGAATTTTATGTCGCAAATGATGACGATCCCATTATCCAAACTTGGTCAAAAGTATTTCCTCAGTTATTTAA comes from Halothece sp. PCC 7418 and encodes:
- a CDS encoding DUF3179 domain-containing protein, producing MKSVVTLTMKRIVKIALGSVSLFTLTLGGMVVQAGGWDNFKLQYFHLTSVFHDQSKELDDIQKQNSKPVTETARIDLDNLFNGGPPKDGIPSIDNPQFETASTTPFNEEETVIGVFINGEAKAYPYKIMNWHEIVNDTIGGINVSVTYCPLCDTIAAFTRGNSTFGVSGKLYQSCLVMYDRADDTLYAQPWTLGIVGSRVNHSLETIPAVKTTLGNWLEKHPNSKILSTDTGYNRNYQRYPYGSYYTDNRIIFSVRNQDQRDLHPKAIVSYIWESSHETPQGEFGGASQQFAHEKMEEIGEKTVQFNGRKVKAYWDEELETVIVEEMDGTPIPSSTAFAFVYPAFFGES
- a CDS encoding UPF0182 family protein translates to MTQNKNVQFTSDSLEKFPKTSATEKKSNFLRGQNFWLILPSLIVIVIVLGEIISRLVVNWLWFEEVNYIEVWWTGLTTQIGLGVAVFSISGLFLGVNFAIAQGLRFPHPSRQNFPSAPPILGKMKLRRLLTVIAIISLLISFMLLHYLQVSLFFLEGLQLPFLGDIYQVPGISENYEVSNLNPFLPSPFQLQLIKPLWGSLWESKWEVFILIGIFAVLLFKLRFWLKTFAVIISFFFTLIIALNWAQILQFLNATTFDTVDPLFQKDVSFYIFTLPVWELLDFWLGGLFLYALFAVSLIYLCSGNSIADGQFQGFSYPQLRHLYALGGMVLLTLSLRHGLARYELLYSDRGVTYGASYTDVQVQLPLETFLTIVAAVTAVWLFWRAIAHSIRFRIKGRSPWYGLMIYLAAVAAGSILSPTVQRLEVLPNELEREKPYLERTIRMTRAAFGLDQIEEKPFAPQGELSFQDIENNRQTIDNIRLWDARPLLQTNRQLQQIRLYYEFADADIDRYTLRVNIEDPNATSRQTERQQVIIAPRELDYSSVPEQAQTWVNQHLVYTHGYGFTLSPVNQVGEGGLPKYFIKDIGTGEEEAPGNLSVASPQIRDSIPIGKPRIYYGELTDNYVMTRTKQPELDYPTGEDNAYNTYDGRGGIDIGSWWRRGIFAEYLKDWQMLFTQNFTPETTLLMRRDIKERVSAIAPFLQFDDDPYLVTANTQTSRLGSGENYLHWIIDAYTISDHYPYSDPGGYGFNYIRNSVKVVVDAYNGNVEFYVANDDDPIIQTWSKVFPQLFKSLDDMPLPLKSHIRYPVDLFKVQSERLLTYHMTDAQVFYNREDQWQIPQEIYANEAQAIEPYYLTMKLPTAESEEFILLLPFTPTERNNLIAWMAARSDGRFYGRQLLYQFPKQRLVYGPEQIEALINQEPVISQQISLWNRQGSRAIQGNLLVIPIEQSLLYVEPVYLEAERNSLPTLIRVIVVYENRIVMAKTLQGAIDAIFKGDTTEEPAIIRPLEEIPATPDLETEIESITPDLQTEETETES
- a CDS encoding Hsp20/alpha crystallin family protein; its protein translation is MALIRWQPFRELDELQQEMNRVFDNLGYSPLARKEDGLTNFVPPAEMEETEEAVHIRLEVPGIHPEDIDIQASAESVSIRGERKSESRTEEKGIKRTEFRYGSFQRVIPLSTRINHNEVEAEYKNGVLELTLPKVEEAKQKAVKVKVNA